In one uncultured Fibrobacter sp. genomic region, the following are encoded:
- the cas1c gene encoding type I-C CRISPR-associated endonuclease Cas1c translates to MKMIRNTLYVTLEGAWVHKDGEAITIHKEHSKVAQFPIHQIGEIVCFGYGIGVSPNLTEYCASKGVTITYVDGRGKFLARMQGPVHGNVLLRRAQYRISDNPEQSLAIAKCFVAAKIQNQRNVLLRHLRNHNGCEGESEIKQSIAAMEEGVASIKRACDSAELRGIEGNAADNYFSVFNYLILNKDPDFRFTSRNRRPPMDRINAMLSYAYSILALDIRSALECVGLDPYVGFLHVDRPGRPSLALDLMEEFRAPIADRLVLSLINLKSVSSKNFKALPNGEVEMDADTRKALLSAWQKRKQEEINHPLLEESMPTGVIYTEQARLLAKHIRGEIEYYPAFLWR, encoded by the coding sequence ATGAAAATGATTCGCAATACATTGTATGTCACTCTAGAAGGTGCCTGGGTTCATAAGGATGGGGAAGCAATAACAATCCACAAAGAACATTCTAAAGTCGCCCAATTTCCTATTCACCAAATCGGTGAGATTGTTTGCTTTGGTTATGGGATTGGCGTTTCCCCTAACTTGACAGAATATTGTGCATCTAAGGGGGTTACCATCACTTATGTAGATGGCCGAGGAAAATTTCTTGCACGAATGCAGGGACCTGTTCATGGAAACGTCCTTCTTCGCCGTGCACAATACCGAATATCCGATAATCCGGAACAGTCTCTAGCCATAGCAAAATGCTTTGTTGCCGCAAAAATTCAGAATCAGCGGAATGTACTACTTCGTCATTTAAGAAACCACAATGGGTGTGAGGGAGAATCCGAAATAAAACAATCCATTGCTGCTATGGAAGAAGGTGTCGCAAGTATTAAAAGAGCTTGCGACTCTGCAGAATTAAGAGGCATTGAAGGAAATGCTGCGGACAATTATTTTAGCGTATTCAATTATCTTATTCTGAATAAGGATCCCGACTTTCGCTTTACATCAAGAAATCGCAGGCCTCCAATGGACCGAATTAATGCGATGTTATCTTATGCATATTCAATTCTCGCGCTAGATATTCGTTCAGCATTAGAATGCGTTGGATTAGACCCCTATGTCGGCTTCCTACATGTCGATAGACCAGGAAGGCCGAGCCTAGCTTTGGACCTTATGGAAGAATTCAGAGCGCCCATTGCCGATAGACTTGTATTAAGCCTTATCAACTTAAAATCAGTCTCTTCAAAAAATTTCAAAGCTTTACCAAACGGTGAAGTTGAAATGGACGCTGACACACGAAAAGCTTTGTTATCCGCATGGCAAAAACGCAAACAAGAAGAAATTAATCATCCCTTATTAGAAGAATCAATGCCGACAGGCGTGATATACACAGAACAAGCAAGATTGCTTGCTAAACATATTCGTGGTGAAATCGAATATTATCCGGCTTTTTTGTGGAGGTGA